One genomic region from Lates calcarifer isolate ASB-BC8 linkage group LG10, TLL_Latcal_v3, whole genome shotgun sequence encodes:
- the fibina gene encoding fin bud initiation factor, whose translation MSRDENCAPDPSASADAGKRERRCMMDPVPLLLIIVTSLPFCSAVYEGPLQPEISNGTFHHFFVPDGDYDETEDPEQCQMLFKFSDVYPCGASEERDSVVRDDFIITKLQAEDSARLLESIGRTVAHDLDGEDSYGKFLQREISQIGEAFSNVDKSLLELEVKFKQSQETELREEQQLNGYVVKQVSDIRDALRETTDISLGLKDKHELLTLIIRSHGTRLSRLKTEYLNFGS comes from the coding sequence ATGAGTCGGGATGAAAACTGTGCGCCGGATCCTTCTGCCAGTGCAGATGCtggtaagagagagaggaggtgcaTGATGGATCCCGTCCCACTGCTGCTCATCATAGTCACATCTTTACCATTTTGCTCGGCAGTCTACGAAGGGCCCCTCCAACCGGAGATCTCTAATGGCACCTTCCATCACTTCTTTGTCCCGGACGGGGATTACGACGAGACCGAGGACCCGGAACAGTGCCAGATGCTGTTTAAATTCTCGGATGTGTATCCATGTGGGGCCTCCGAGGAACGCGACTCCGTGGTGCGAGACGACTTCATCATCACCAAGCTGCAGGCGGAGGACTCGGCGCGGCTGCTGGAGAGCATCGGCCGGACTGTGGCGCACGACCTGGACGGAGAGGACAGCTACGGCAAGTTCCTCCAGCGGGAGATCTCCCAGATCGGCGAGGCTTTTTCAAACGTGGACAAGTctctgctggagctggaggtgaAGTTTAAACAAAGTCAAGAAACCGAGCTGAGAGAGGAGCAACAGTTGAACGGCTATGTAGTGAAGCAAGTGAGTGACATCAGGGACGCTCTGAGGGAGACTACGGACATCTCTCTGGGACTTAAAGATAAACACGAGCTGCTTACTCTCATTATCCGCAGCCATGGCACCAGACTGAGCCGCCTGAAGACCGAGTATCTTAATTTTGGCTCATAG